A genome region from Microtus ochrogaster isolate Prairie Vole_2 chromosome 1, MicOch1.0, whole genome shotgun sequence includes the following:
- the Degs2 gene encoding sphingolipid delta(4)-desaturase/C4-monooxygenase DES2, producing the protein MGNSAGRSDFEWVYSDQPHTQRRKEMLAKYPAIKALMRPDPHIKWTVLGLVLVQFLACWLVKGLSWRWLLFWAYAFGGCINHSLTLAIHDISHNTAFGTNFASRNRWFAIFANLPIGVPYATSFKKYHVDHHRYLAGDGLDVDIPTNFEGWFFCTPARKLLWLALQPFFYSLRPLYVNPKAVTRMEILNTLVQLAVNLTIFALWGIKPVIYLLGGTFLGLGLHPISGHFVAEHYLFMKGHETYSYYGPLNWITFNAGYHMEHHDFPSIPGCYLPLVRKIAPEYYDHLPQHHSWVKVLWDFVFEDFLGPYARVKRTYKLAEDRL; encoded by the exons CCAAGTACCCAGCCATCAAGGCCCTGATGCGGCCAGACCCCCACATCAAGTGGACAGTGCTGGGCCTGGTGCTGGTGCAGTTTCTGGCCTGCTGGCTGGTGAAGGGGCTCTCCTGGCGATGGCTGCTCTTCTGGGCTTATGCCTTCGGTGGCTGCATCAACCACTCCCTGACCCTGGCCATCCATGACATCTCACACAACACTGCCTTTGGCACGAACTTTGCCTCCCGCAACCGCTGGTTCGCCATCTTCGCTAATCTACCCATTGGCGTACCTTATGCCACATCCTTCAAAAAGTACCATGTGGACCACCATCGTTACCTGGCCGGTGACGGGCTGGACGTGGACATTCCCACGAACTTTGAAGGCTGGTTCTTCTGTACGCCAGCCCGCAAGCTGCTCTGGCTGGCCCTACAACCCTTCTTCTACTCACTGCGGCCACTCTATGTGAACCCCAAGGCGGTGACTCGTATGGAGATACTCAATACTCTGGTGCAGCTGGCTGTTAACCTGACCATTTTTGCCCTCTGGGGGATCAAACCCGTCATCTACCTTCTAGGTGGAACCTTCCTGGGCCTGGGTCTACACCCTATCTCTGGCCACTTTGTGGCTGAGCATTATTTGTTCATGAAGGGCCATGAGACTTACTCCTACTACGGGCCCCTCAACTGGATCACCTTCAATGCGGGCTACCACATGGAGCACCATGACTTTCCCAGCATTCCCGGCTGCTACCTGCCACTG GTGCGGAAGATTGCTCCAGAATACTACGACCACCTGCCGCAGCACCACTCCTGGGTGAAGGTGCTCTGGGACTTTGTATTTGAGGACTTTTTGGGACCCTATGCCAGGGTTAAGCGCACGTATAAGCTGGCAGAGGACCGCCTATGA